From the genome of Symphalangus syndactylus isolate Jambi chromosome 13, NHGRI_mSymSyn1-v2.1_pri, whole genome shotgun sequence:
AGGAGGATGTGAGTGTCAGGGCTGAGGGGCTTACCCCAGACTCCCCATGTCTCCTCAGCTCCTCCGAGGAGGGTGCAGAGGGGGGACCCCCCGACTTCTGACACCCACCACCCCAGCGACCTGCTCTTTTCCACTTggtgccccagccccagccccagcctcaggaGAGACCCCCACCAGGGCAGGATAGAGATGGGGCTGCAGAGCTTCCTGCCTGCCTGGTGGAGGGGCGGCAGAAGGATCTGGACAGGGTTGTCTGACACCCTGGTGAGGTTGCTTAGCACACCCCATCACCTCAGGGTGGCCCTTGCCAGCAGCCATGTGCAGGATTGTCCTAGACGCAGACTGGGCTGGTCACCCGCAAGGTGTCCCCCAGCCATCCCCAGGGCAGCCTTTCTGGGAAAACTTAGTGAAGGAGTGAAGGGCATGAGCCctggccagactgcctgggttggaatcccagctctgccatggaTCTGCCGTGAGTCTCAGCCAGCCActttcctctctgggcctcagtttcctcatctgtcaagtggGAATGGTATGGTGCGCACCTGTATGAGCGGTCATGCGTGACGTGGATTGTGTTGTCAGGAGCTCGGGGAATACGTGCCACGGGAAAGCACTAGAGCCGTGCCAGCGTTCAGTGAGCTCTGTGAGGTGACAGGAAGCTCCCGAGGCCAGGCCTAGGGCTTCTGGTGCGTGGGCAGGGGAGCGGAGACAGCTTCCTCTTTTGAAAGGTTGGCAGGAGCAAGGTGGAGGCTGATGGATGTAGGAGAAGACGGTCTCACACAGGCTGGGGGGCAAGTGTGGGTGCCCTGAGGTGCCCAAGGAGGGGAGCATAAGGCAGGGCAGACCCGGGAGGGCCACGAGTGCCAGGCGAGGAGCACAGTGGCTTCCGGCCTGAGGGTGATACGGCCATGAAGGGTTTAATGGGTGGGGCAGGGTCAGCTCAGGTGGCCCAGATATGAGGGGAGCCCAGCCTGGGAGCATCTGGGGACGCTTTCTGGAAGACGTGAGTACTACAGCACTAAGAGTTTGCTAGAAGGGCAGGAATGAAGGGCCCTCCCAGTACAAAGGtgtgaagatggtggtgaactGTGTGGGGAAGGTGTGAAGACGGTGGTGAACTGTGTGGGGAAGGTGTGAAGACGGTGGTGAACTGTGTGGGGAAGGTGTGAAGACGGTGGTGAACTGTGGGGAAGGtgtgaagatggtggtgaactGTGTGGGGAAGGTGTGAAAACAGTGGTGAACTGTGTGGGGAAGGTGTGAAAACAGTGGTGAACTGtgtggggaaggaggaggcaaGTGCCAGCTGCAGGAGCTGGGGCAGCTGAGGGCCCACCAGTGCCCTGGGTATGCTGAGGGGTCGGGGTGAGGTCTAAGCAGGTCTCCCCTTGGAGCTAGAAGGACCCCTCTGGGGATGAGACGGGAGGCTTCTCATGGGTGGGGGCTGTGAGGACAAGACGGCAGTGCCTGCACGTGGCAGCCGCGGGCGCCTGCTGGACGCAGGGCACCTCCTGTCCCTGAGGTGTGCGGCCATCTGTAGGGAAACCAGTAAGCCCACAAGCCGTCGGTGCCTGCCTGGGCGCTGAGCTCCTGCACAGCTGTTCATGGTGGTGTTGCTGTGGGGCATGTGTGCTCCACCCTCCCCTGCAGCCCCCTTCCCTCCTTGCAGCTTCGGaaccagaaagaagcttcccagagcCGGGGCCAGGAGCCCCAAGCGCCCTCTAGCAGCAAACACAGAAGGTATAGGGAGGGAGGAGCCCCGGGCTGGCGGGGTGGCTGGAGGCTCCGGGCTTGCACTGCAGCACCCTCTCCTTCCCCAACAGGAGCTCTGTGTGTCGTCTGAGCAGTCGAGAGAAGATTTCCCTCCAGGACTTGTCCAAGGAGCGCCGACCTGGTGGGGCTGGGGGGCCCCCCATCCAGGACGAGGATGAGGGGGAAGAAGGTCCCACCGGTGAGGGGCCTGaatctggactcctgggtccgAGGGATGAGGGGTCGGGTTCTCTGAATCTAGAGGTAACTGGCATCTTCTGTGACCTGCCCGGTGTTCCCACATCACAGAACCACCCCCTGCAGAACCCAGAACCCTCAATGGCGTCTCCTCCCCGCCGCACCCCAGCCCTAAGAGCCCCGTGGTGAGTGGATGCCCTGAGAGGTCCTGTGAGGCTGGGAGGGCCGGAAGGTGGGATTCCATACAGCCTGTGAACCTCTGGCAGGGGCAGGTAGGGCGAAGACTATAGTTCCCAGAGTCCTCCTGGACAACCGGCTTCCTTTTCAGGCTGTGCCTGCCCCGGGGGCTGATGGGAATTGTAGTTTGTTGCAGTCCTTTGGGGGCTAACCCTTGAGGTCTGAGAAGAGGGATCCTTTCTCCCTAACTGAgacctcctccctctcccagccGCCTGAAGAGGCCCCCTTCTCCAGGCGCTTTGGCCTCCTGAAGACAGGGAGTTCTGGTGCCCTGGGTCCCCCGGAAAGGCGGACAGCGGAGGGAGCTCCTGGGGCTGGGCTGCAGCGTTCGGCTTCCTCCTCCTGGCTGGAAGGGACCTCCACTCAGGTGAGTGAGGGTTGGGCCGGGTCCAGGCCCAGGCCCCTGCCCAGTCGAGGGAACTGCCCCTTCCTCCCCTTTTCCTCTCCACACAGACCAAGGAGCTCTGTCTTGCCAGAATTACCCCGACCCCCTCCCGGAAGCTGCCGGAACCCTCTGCCCTGTGAGTCCCCAGGGCCTGGGCCCCTCGGGGGTGGGCGGCAGATGTGGGTTCCAAGCCTGTCCGTGTGATCCTGAGTGAGACCATGTGCCCCCTGGGGTCTGGTTCCTACTCCCACCCCAGAGCCTGTGCTGTGTTCCTCCTGGGGGCTCGCTCCCTCCCTCGGGTCTGTGTTGAAACGTCACCTTCTCCCCtatcttccccccaccccaatgCACACACCGACCACCCTGCTGCCACCACGGCGCCATCTGCACATGCACACCCTCCCGCTCTCAGTTGTCGCACTGCTGCTTCTGTCAGAGTCCCTTACCCTTCTGACCGGTTGGGTAGTGTGCTGGTCTTTTCGTGGCTATTGTCGGTTTTGTGTATTTCTGCTCAGCTCTGACTCTGTCGTGGTCcagataatttgtttcttttgttcacGGCTGCATCTCTAGTGCCGGCACACAATGCACCTGggtaatgtttgttgaatgaatgaattgatgcAGGTCTGAGGTTACCAAGCCTCCTCCTTGCTTGGAGAACTCCTCGCCTCACTCCAGGATTCCGGAGCCTGAATCCTCAGCGAAGCCAAACGTCCCCACAGCCTCCACGGCGCCCCCAGCGGACTCCCGGGACCGACGGAGGTgaagaggccagggcaggaagcTGCCGCCCCCGCCCCCAGCAGGGAGAGACGATGTCAAGCAGGAGTCCCGGGGCTTTGGGTGGGCTCCTGAGGGAGAGCTGGCCCCAGGTCTGCTGGGAGTTGGAGTCCCCTCCCACAGAACTTGTCTCAAATGGAGGGTATCAGCCACGGAATGGGACAGGGTCCCTAGGTCCCCTGTCTGAAGTTGGGACCCTTCCCTCAGGTCCTACCAGATGCCTGTGCGGGATGAGGAGTCAGAATCCCAGAGAAAAGCTCGCTCCCGTCTCATGCGCCAGTCTCGGAGGTCCACACAGGTGTGGCGTGGGCTGggatctggactcctgggtctgagggaggaggggctgggggtctggactcctgggtctgagggaggaggggctggggtctggactcctgggtctgagggaggggGGGCtggggtctggactcctgggtctgaaggaggaggggctgggctctGACCCCAGCGTCCCCTGACTGTCCCCTTTCCCTGACAGGGTGTGACTCTGACAGACCTGAAGGAGGCAGAGAAGGCTGCAGGGAAGGCCCCAGAGTCAGAGAAGCCGGCGCAGAGCCTGGTGAGAGGGGTCAGCGAGGGCGCGTGGGGTGGTGCGGGATGTCCTGGTCCCCTGACTCGCCTTCCCCTCCCGACAGGACCCTTCCCGGAGGCCTCGCGTCCCTGGAGTGGAGAACTCTGacagccctgcccagagaggtGAGGTCTGCTCTCTGGGGGAAGTCATTCCCAGGGAATCATCCAGTCTTTCCTATAGTTTTCCTGCTTTCCTTGGGGCTTGACCCGGGGACCTGGGCACCCAGAGGGGCCTCTGGAGGTGCCTGGGCTGATTCCTGCCCCTCCGCCAGCAGAGGCGCCCGACGGGCAGGGTCCGGGACCGCAGGCGGCCAGGGAGCACCGCAAGGTcggaaaggagtggagggggcCTGCGGAGGTGAGGGGCTCAGGTGGGGCCGAGCTGGTGCAGAGGGTGGGCCGGGGGGCGGGCAAAGCCCCTCCCATACCCGCTAAGCCCCTCCCATACTCGCTAAAGCCCCTCCCATACCCGCTAAAGCCCCTCCCATACCCGCTAAAGTCCCTCCCATACCCGCTAAAGCCCCTCCCATACCCGCTAAAGCCCCTCCCATACCCATTGAACCCCCTCTACCTGCCACAGGGGGAGGAGGCGGAGCCGGCTGACCGCAGCCAGGAGTCCAGGTAGGGGCGGGGTGGGAGAGGTGGGGTCTGCGTGCGGGCCGGGCCGGCCCCTGACGCGCTCTCCGCCCCTGCCCCAGCACCCTGGAGGGCGGCCCTTCAGCCCGCAGGCAGCGGTCGCAGCGGGACCTCAACCCAGAACCTGAGCCAGAATCAGAGGAGCCGGACGGAGGCTTTAGGAAGGTGCGACCCCACCCCTCCGTCGGGGCTTCCCCTGCTGGGTGCCCACCTCCTGGCTTCCCCGCCCCCCCAGCATCGCCCCCAGCCTCCACCTGACCCTCCTCCACCTGACCCCCAGCTGTATGCAGAGCTGCGCAGGGAGAACGAGCGGCTTCGCGAGGCCCTGACCGAGACCACGCTGCGGCTGGCGCAGCTCAAGGTGGAGCTGGAGCGGGCCACGCAGGTAAGGGCGCCGAGGCCAGGGTCACAGGAACTGGCAGGGCCGCCTGGGCGGGGCTCAGActgctgggaggcagagcctggccTGGGGGGCGCCGGCGGGGTTGGGCTCCACTTGAGGGGCGGGGCCGAGATCTCGGAGGCGGAGTCTGAGCGAGGGGCTGTGGGCCTGCTGGTGGCGGAGCCTGGCCCATGCGGGAGGGGCTTGTGGGCTGCCTAGTGGGCGGGCGGGTCCCCAGCAGGAGCCTAGGACCTCTCAGAGCAGTGCTGGCTTACCCTGCTGACCCCTGTGCTTTCTGTGTCCTCACCAGAGGCAAGAACGCTTCGCTGAGAGGCCAGCCCTTCTGGAACTGGAGAGATTCGTGAGTAGGGGCAGGGGGGATGGGGGCCAGAGGCGTCCCCAGCCTCACATCACTAAGTTTGGACCAAGAGAGCCACATTGCCCTTCCCAGCTGGCCCCTGGCCTtcccctgccctcctcagcctcactcGGTTTCTGAACTTTCCCTGTTCATTCCAGGAGCGCAGGGCCCTGGAACGCAAGGCCGCAGAGCTGGAGGAGGAGCTGAAGGTGGGGGCTGTGGGCAGAGGGCCGAGGGTGGGTGGGGGCGCAACCCGCCAGGGCTGCCCAGCTGACCCTTGCCGTCCCCCAGGCCCTGTCTGACCTCCGCGCCGACAACCAGCGTCTCAAGGATGAGAATGCAGCGTTGATCCGCGTCATCAGCAAACTCTCCAAGTGACCGGAAGGGACTTCCCGCACCCGTATTTATACAGCTGCTTCTGCCACACGCACCCTTCCCCCGTGTGAACACGAGTGACAGGGCTCCGGGGGAAGTCTCAGAGAAGCCATAGCCCCCCTGGGACCTCCGGACTGGGAGGGGAGCAGAGTCCCCAGGAGCCAAGGGGGCCACCCGAGGCCAGGATGgaggtgggaggctgagc
Proteins encoded in this window:
- the PPP1R12C gene encoding protein phosphatase 1 regulatory subunit 12C isoform X1; translation: MSGEDGPAAGPGAAAAAARERRREQLRQWGARAGAEPGPGERRARTVRFERAAEFLAACAGGDLDEARLMLRAADPGPGAELDPAAPPPARAVLDSTNADGISALHQACIDENLEVVRFLVEQGATVNQADNEGWTPLHVAASCGYLDIARYLLSHGANIAAVSSDGDLALDLAESDAMEGLLKAEIARRGVDVEAAKRAEEELLLHDTRCWLNGGAMPEARHPRTGASALHVAAAKGYIEVMRLLLQAGYDPELRDGDGWTPLHAAAHWGVEDACRLLAEHGGGMDSLTHAGQRPCDLADEEVLSLLEELARKQEDLRNQKEASQSRGQEPQAPSSSKHRRSSVCRLSSREKISLQDLSKERRPGGAGGPPIQDEDEGEEGPTEPPPAEPRTLNGVSSPPHPSPKSPVPPEEAPFSRRFGLLKTGSSGALGPPERRTAEGAPGAGLQRSASSSWLEGTSTQTKELCLARITPTPSRKLPEPSALSEVTKPPPCLENSSPHSRIPEPESSAKPNVPTASTAPPADSRDRRRSYQMPVRDEESESQRKARSRLMRQSRRSTQGVTLTDLKEAEKAAGKAPESEKPAQSLDPSRRPRVPGVENSDSPAQRAEAPDGQGPGPQAAREHRKVGKEWRGPAEGEEAEPADRSQESSTLEGGPSARRQRSQRDLNPEPEPESEEPDGGFRKLYAELRRENERLREALTETTLRLAQLKVELERATQRQERFAERPALLELERFERRALERKAAELEEELKALSDLRADNQRLKDENAALIRVISKLSK
- the PPP1R12C gene encoding protein phosphatase 1 regulatory subunit 12C isoform X3, encoding MSGEDGPAAGPGAAAAAARERRREQLRQWGARAGAEPGPGERRARTVRFERAAEFLAACAGGDLDEARLMLRAADPGPGAELDPAAPPPARAVLDSTNADGISALHQACIDENLEVVRFLVEQGATVNQADNEGWTPLHVAASCGYLDIARYLLSHGANIAAVSSDGDLALDLAESDAMEGLLKAEIARRGVDVEAAKRAEEELLLHDTRCWLNGGAMPEARHPRTGASALHVAAAKGYIEVMRLLLQAGYDPELRDGDGWTPLHAAAHWGVEDACRLLAEHGGGMDSLTHAGQRPCDLADEEVLSLLEELARKQEDLRNQKEASQSRGQEPQAPSSSKHRRSSVCRLSSREKISLQDLSKERRPGGAGGPPIQDEDEGEEGPTEPPPAEPRTLNGVSSPPHPSPKSPPPEEAPFSRRFGLLKTGSSGALGPPERRTAEGAPGAGLQRSASSSWLEGTSTQTKELCLARITPTPSRKLPEPSALSEVTKPPPCLENSSPHSRIPEPESSAKPNVPTASTAPPADSRDRRRSYQMPVRDEESESQRKARSRLMRQSRRSTQGVTLTDLKEAEKAAGKAPESEKPAQSLDPSRRPRVPGVENSDSPAQREAPDGQGPGPQAAREHRKVGKEWRGPAEGEEAEPADRSQESSTLEGGPSARRQRSQRDLNPEPEPESEEPDGGFRKLYAELRRENERLREALTETTLRLAQLKVELERATQRQERFAERPALLELERFERRALERKAAELEEELKALSDLRADNQRLKDENAALIRVISKLSK
- the PPP1R12C gene encoding protein phosphatase 1 regulatory subunit 12C isoform X2, whose product is MSGEDGPAAGPGAAAAAARERRREQLRQWGARAGAEPGPGERRARTVRFERAAEFLAACAGGDLDEARLMLRAADPGPGAELDPAAPPPARAVLDSTNADGISALHQACIDENLEVVRFLVEQGATVNQADNEGWTPLHVAASCGYLDIARYLLSHGANIAAVSSDGDLALDLAESDAMEGLLKAEIARRGVDVEAAKRAEEELLLHDTRCWLNGGAMPEARHPRTGASALHVAAAKGYIEVMRLLLQAGYDPELRDGDGWTPLHAAAHWGVEDACRLLAEHGGGMDSLTHAGQRPCDLADEEVLSLLEELARKQEDLRNQKEASQSRGQEPQAPSSSKHRRSSVCRLSSREKISLQDLSKERRPGGAGGPPIQDEDEGEEGPTEPPPAEPRTLNGVSSPPHPSPKSPVPPEEAPFSRRFGLLKTGSSGALGPPERRTAEGAPGAGLQRSASSSWLEGTSTQTKELCLARITPTPSRKLPEPSALSEVTKPPPCLENSSPHSRIPEPESSAKPNVPTASTAPPADSRDRRRSYQMPVRDEESESQRKARSRLMRQSRRSTQGVTLTDLKEAEKAAGKAPESEKPAQSLDPSRRPRVPGVENSDSPAQREAPDGQGPGPQAAREHRKVGKEWRGPAEGEEAEPADRSQESSTLEGGPSARRQRSQRDLNPEPEPESEEPDGGFRKLYAELRRENERLREALTETTLRLAQLKVELERATQRQERFAERPALLELERFERRALERKAAELEEELKALSDLRADNQRLKDENAALIRVISKLSK